One Campylobacter concisus DNA segment encodes these proteins:
- a CDS encoding FKBP-type peptidyl-prolyl cis-trans isomerase: MIVSKDQVITMFYELKDANTGEILESNMQEGGQISFITGHGHIIEKLEEEVSKLKSGDKATINIKAAEGCGEYNKDAIQSLPKEQFAGIDLHEGMELFGQNEDGSSVRVIVKEIKDDEVTVDFNHPYAGKDLLFNVEILEVRDATEDEKATGMVAGAHTCGCGGHDHDHEHECCGGHGHGEGGCGCGGHGHHHH, translated from the coding sequence ATTATTGTGAGTAAAGATCAAGTTATAACTATGTTTTATGAGCTAAAAGACGCTAATACTGGCGAAATTTTAGAGTCAAATATGCAAGAAGGTGGTCAAATTTCTTTTATTACAGGACATGGCCACATTATAGAAAAGCTTGAAGAAGAAGTTAGTAAACTAAAATCAGGCGACAAAGCTACTATAAATATCAAAGCAGCTGAGGGTTGTGGCGAATACAATAAAGACGCCATCCAATCACTTCCAAAAGAGCAGTTTGCTGGTATAGACCTACATGAAGGCATGGAGCTTTTTGGTCAAAATGAAGATGGCTCAAGTGTTCGCGTCATCGTTAAAGAAATAAAAGATGACGAAGTGACAGTTGATTTTAATCACCCATACGCGGGCAAAGACTTGCTATTTAATGTTGAAATTTTAGAAGTTAGAGACGCAACTGAAGATGAAAAAGCAACTGGCATGGTAGCAGGCGCTCACACTTGCGGTTGTGGCGGACATGATCACGATCACGAGCATGAGTGCTGCGGTGGTCACGGACATGGCGAAGGTGGTTGCGGTTGCGGCGGTCACGGACATCATCACCACTAA
- a CDS encoding uroporphyrinogen III synthase HEM4, translating to MKTRKFLVYCIIYTAVVAGLTYSLNSSDFTFELLGQAITLPVAVWVALPVALLALLALLHIAYHGYAFYRYKKWIKKDSQLYKDLAKETLLGFESNKDFKTDTYKIASQLTRSISPVGELKDVGVDDGEINNILQTIKSIKNKEIVDLKKFRLAKDSKLNILNELNKIEQMPTYYLDVLKNQEQNDSLKKAAFDKLIKTASFSEIKKIDPELASEDIMTIITRFVDDEIDLSSDEIFDLLNNAKVTKAQYDKAAIMLKNKLKPDAFIGIFEKLKSIHADADEAYVYALFELQMLDKVREAIEGSDPDEFKEIKVLLFLRDNGKMVPSSLFFK from the coding sequence ATGAAAACCAGAAAATTTCTCGTCTACTGCATCATCTACACAGCAGTTGTTGCAGGACTTACCTATTCTCTTAATAGTTCAGACTTCACCTTTGAGCTCTTAGGTCAAGCCATAACCTTGCCAGTAGCTGTCTGGGTAGCACTTCCAGTAGCCCTTTTGGCACTCCTTGCCCTACTTCACATCGCATATCACGGATACGCCTTTTATAGATATAAAAAATGGATAAAAAAAGATAGTCAGCTCTACAAAGACCTTGCAAAAGAGACGCTTCTTGGCTTTGAGAGCAACAAAGACTTCAAAACCGATACTTACAAGATCGCCTCACAGCTCACACGCTCTATCTCACCAGTAGGCGAGCTTAAAGATGTTGGTGTTGATGACGGCGAGATAAACAATATCTTACAAACCATAAAAAGCATAAAAAACAAAGAGATCGTCGATCTAAAGAAATTTAGACTAGCAAAAGATAGCAAGCTAAACATCCTAAACGAGCTAAATAAGATCGAGCAGATGCCTACTTACTATCTTGATGTGCTTAAAAATCAAGAGCAAAACGATAGCCTTAAAAAAGCGGCCTTCGATAAGCTCATAAAAACAGCTTCATTTAGTGAGATTAAAAAAATCGATCCAGAGCTAGCAAGTGAAGATATAATGACCATTATCACGCGTTTTGTAGATGATGAGATCGACCTAAGTAGCGATGAAATTTTCGATCTTTTAAACAACGCAAAAGTGACAAAAGCACAATACGACAAAGCAGCTATAATGCTTAAAAATAAACTAAAACCAGACGCATTTATCGGCATCTTTGAGAAGCTAAAAAGCATCCATGCTGACGCTGATGAAGCCTACGTATATGCGCTATTTGAGCTTCAGATGCTTGATAAAGTAAGAGAAGCCATCGAGGGTAGCGACCCTGATGAGTTTAAAGAGATAAAGGTTTTACTATTTTTGCGAGATAACGGCAAAATGGTGCCTAGCTCGCTATTTTTTAAATGA
- the accD gene encoding acetyl-CoA carboxylase, carboxyltransferase subunit beta: MNFSDIFSKIRKAQPRPEEAPTHWVKCDNCHSLMYYKEVEACFNVCPKCGYHMRLKADDRINLICDEGSFVEFDANLKPVDPLNFVDKKSYKKRITENKEKTGHTSSVICGEGKCNGQEIQLVVFDFGFMGGSLASVEGEKIVRAIKRAIEKRQALIIVSASGGARMQESTFSLMQMSKTSAALKLLDEARLPYISILTDPTMGGVSASFAWLGDLIIAEPGALIGFAGQRVIKQTIGADLPEGFQRAEFLLEHGLIDDIVPRSEHKKYLSDMVKFLTNNKAMISKSEVTTGNEAGFELKLKTKG, from the coding sequence ATGAATTTCTCAGACATTTTTTCAAAGATAAGAAAAGCTCAACCTCGTCCAGAAGAAGCACCTACACACTGGGTAAAATGCGACAACTGCCACTCACTGATGTATTACAAAGAAGTTGAAGCTTGTTTTAATGTATGCCCAAAATGCGGCTACCACATGAGATTAAAAGCTGATGATCGCATAAATTTGATCTGCGATGAAGGTAGCTTTGTAGAATTTGACGCAAATTTAAAACCAGTAGATCCTTTAAATTTTGTCGATAAAAAATCATACAAAAAAAGAATTACAGAAAATAAAGAAAAAACAGGACACACAAGCTCAGTGATATGCGGCGAAGGCAAATGCAACGGACAAGAAATTCAGCTAGTTGTTTTTGACTTTGGCTTTATGGGCGGCTCACTAGCTTCAGTTGAGGGCGAAAAGATCGTAAGAGCGATAAAACGCGCGATCGAAAAACGCCAAGCCTTAATCATCGTAAGTGCATCTGGTGGCGCTAGGATGCAAGAGAGCACATTTTCTTTGATGCAGATGTCAAAGACTTCAGCAGCCCTAAAACTTCTTGATGAAGCAAGACTACCATATATTTCTATCCTTACTGATCCTACGATGGGCGGCGTTAGTGCATCATTTGCATGGCTTGGAGATCTAATAATCGCTGAACCTGGCGCACTAATAGGCTTTGCAGGACAAAGAGTTATCAAACAAACCATAGGCGCTGACCTTCCAGAGGGCTTTCAAAGGGCTGAATTTTTACTAGAGCATGGCCTTATAGATGACATCGTGCCAAGAAGCGAGCACAAAAAATATCTAAGCGATATGGTTAAATTTCTTACAAATAACAAAGCTATGATCTCTAAAAGCGAAGTGACAACTGGAAACGAAGCTGGCTTTGAGCTAAAGCTAAAAACCAAAGGATAA
- a CDS encoding tRNA 2-thiocytidine biosynthesis TtcA family protein, whose amino-acid sequence MIELSKRLLRQVGQTNARYKMIEGGDKILLGLSGGKDSLALAHVLKHVQNVTPEKFEFKAVTLSYGMGEDYAYLTKHCNEHGIEHEVIDSSIFEISKEKIRKNSSFCSFFSRMRRGYLYTYALKHGFNKLAIAHHLDDAAESFFMNFTYNGALRTLAPKYRAKNGIVVIRPFIFVRERQLRENAIKNELRVVGDEACPAMRFDVKMPHARYETKQLLANLEKENPKLFTSLKAAFENIHTDTFFGINEGSEE is encoded by the coding sequence ATGATAGAGCTTAGCAAAAGGCTACTAAGGCAGGTTGGTCAGACAAACGCTAGATACAAGATGATAGAGGGCGGAGATAAGATCTTACTCGGTCTTAGTGGCGGTAAAGACAGCCTCGCACTCGCTCATGTGCTAAAACATGTGCAAAATGTCACGCCTGAGAAATTTGAGTTTAAGGCGGTGACGCTAAGCTACGGCATGGGCGAGGACTACGCGTATCTTACCAAGCACTGCAACGAGCATGGCATAGAGCACGAGGTGATCGATAGCTCGATATTTGAGATATCAAAGGAGAAGATCCGTAAAAATTCTAGCTTTTGCAGCTTTTTTTCGCGCATGAGAAGAGGCTATCTCTACACCTATGCGCTAAAGCATGGCTTTAACAAGCTTGCGATCGCTCACCATTTGGACGACGCAGCCGAGAGCTTTTTTATGAATTTCACCTACAATGGCGCGCTAAGGACGCTTGCTCCAAAATACAGAGCTAAAAATGGCATCGTCGTGATCAGGCCATTTATCTTTGTGCGCGAAAGACAGCTTCGCGAAAATGCGATCAAAAATGAGCTAAGAGTTGTTGGCGATGAGGCGTGTCCTGCGATGAGATTTGACGTGAAGATGCCACACGCTAGATATGAGACCAAGCAGCTTCTAGCAAATTTAGAAAAAGAAAATCCAAAGCTCTTTACATCGCTTAAAGCAGCATTTGAAAACATCCACACAGATACATTTTTTGGTATCAACGAAGGCAGTGAAGAGTAA
- the dksA gene encoding RNA polymerase-binding protein DksA, with amino-acid sequence MTQNELNFFKKLLEDRKLQIKKNIYDSSVEVSGLRDSGVSDEFDIASVNTDQLIEQSISTQQRAELHEIDEALEKIANKTYGICDMCEEEIGVPRLKVKPHAKYCIACREIIEKTAKN; translated from the coding sequence ATGACTCAAAACGAGCTAAATTTTTTCAAAAAACTACTTGAAGATAGAAAGCTACAAATCAAAAAAAATATTTATGACTCATCAGTTGAAGTAAGCGGTCTAAGAGATAGTGGCGTAAGCGATGAATTTGACATCGCTTCAGTAAATACCGACCAACTTATAGAGCAGTCTATATCAACCCAGCAAAGAGCCGAGCTTCACGAGATCGACGAGGCGCTTGAGAAGATAGCAAACAAGACTTATGGAATTTGTGACATGTGCGAAGAGGAGATCGGTGTCCCTCGCCTAAAAGTAAAACCGCATGCAAAATACTGTATAGCTTGTCGTGAGATAATAGAAAAAACAGCAAAAAACTAA
- a CDS encoding 23S rRNA (pseudouridine(1915)-N(3))-methyltransferase RlmH, translating into MEISVFSIQKSSRDNFENEIQEYIKMSAKFAKINDKIIFNEKIAKAQSSGRSEALRAYDEIYEPNLKGFCVMLDENGSQLDSQEFAQILNSNSQINFFIGGAYGLSQNLKDKAQKVVSLSKMTMAHKVAKLVLFEQIFRGLCINANHPYHK; encoded by the coding sequence TTGGAAATTTCGGTTTTTAGCATTCAAAAATCATCACGTGACAACTTTGAAAACGAGATACAAGAATATATAAAAATGAGTGCAAAATTTGCCAAGATAAACGACAAAATAATATTTAATGAAAAGATAGCAAAGGCTCAAAGTAGTGGCAGAAGCGAAGCACTAAGAGCTTATGATGAAATTTACGAGCCAAATTTAAAAGGCTTTTGCGTGATGCTTGATGAAAATGGCTCACAGCTTGACAGCCAAGAATTTGCTCAAATTTTAAACTCAAATTCACAGATCAATTTTTTCATAGGTGGAGCTTATGGGCTTAGCCAAAATTTAAAAGACAAGGCACAAAAAGTCGTAAGCTTAAGCAAGATGACTATGGCGCACAAAGTCGCCAAGCTCGTACTTTTTGAGCAAATTTTTAGAGGGCTTTGTATCAATGCAAACCACCCATATCACAAATAA
- the recO gene encoding recombination protein RecO, protein MQGYILRVQKVRDEDLLVFVLTPNLLVKSYRFFGARHSNIMTGYKIDFELEQEAKFLPKLRSILHLGFKWLLERDKLIIWQQFMRLLYDHLKEVEQLDEIYFFELDRCAKQMQLQNPKRLIIESYVKILEYEGRLHSELECFICDEEIESELCLTRGFLPSHKHCLDRSEFDASKIKNLFDTKSTIELNDDEINRLYKILLDGL, encoded by the coding sequence ATGCAAGGCTACATCCTGCGCGTGCAAAAGGTCAGAGACGAGGACCTTTTAGTCTTTGTGCTAACGCCAAATTTGCTCGTAAAGTCATATAGATTTTTTGGCGCTCGCCACTCAAACATCATGACTGGCTACAAGATCGACTTTGAGCTCGAGCAAGAGGCGAAATTTCTACCAAAGCTTAGAAGCATACTTCACCTTGGCTTTAAATGGCTGCTAGAGCGCGACAAACTCATCATTTGGCAGCAGTTTATGCGCCTACTTTATGATCATCTAAAAGAGGTCGAGCAGCTCGATGAAATTTACTTTTTTGAGCTTGATCGCTGCGCCAAACAGATGCAGCTACAAAACCCAAAGCGCCTTATCATCGAAAGCTACGTCAAAATTTTAGAGTATGAAGGCAGGCTTCACAGCGAGCTTGAGTGCTTTATCTGCGACGAGGAGATAGAAAGCGAGCTTTGCCTCACTCGTGGCTTTTTGCCATCTCACAAGCACTGCCTTGATAGGAGCGAATTTGACGCTAGCAAGATCAAAAATTTGTTTGATACAAAAAGCACGATCGAGCTAAATGACGATGAGATAAACCGCCTTTATAAAATTTTACTTGACGGACTTTAG
- a CDS encoding tRNA dihydrouridine synthase — MIDFSKKPLFLAPLAGFSDLPLRSVVKKFGCDVTVSEMISANALVYEGSDKTLEMLKKSPNEEPYVVQIAGSDIENLKKAVLIINKFDGIYGLDLNCGCPVPKVVRQGAGSALLNDLDKLQSIIEAIKSVSNKESLSVKFRLGFNDKNEERIAKACEEAGADYIAVHGRTRAGGYTAKVDYEAIARVKASVKIPVVANGDINAQNADEILNLTKCDALMIGRASIGNPWIFHEIKTKSSVDKTLKQEIILAHFDAMIEHYGEHGLCIFRKHLHQYSKGIDGATTFRNDINFIKDAHVMRERIREFFA; from the coding sequence ATGATAGACTTTAGCAAAAAGCCACTTTTCTTAGCGCCACTTGCTGGCTTTTCTGACCTGCCGTTACGAAGCGTCGTCAAGAAATTTGGCTGCGACGTCACTGTTAGCGAGATGATCAGCGCAAATGCTCTGGTCTATGAGGGCAGTGACAAAACCCTTGAAATGCTTAAAAAATCCCCAAACGAAGAGCCTTACGTCGTTCAAATAGCTGGTAGCGATATAGAAAATCTAAAAAAAGCCGTGTTGATAATCAATAAATTTGATGGGATTTATGGGCTCGATCTAAACTGTGGCTGCCCCGTGCCAAAGGTCGTTAGACAAGGCGCAGGATCGGCTTTGCTAAACGATCTAGACAAACTTCAAAGCATAATCGAAGCCATAAAAAGCGTCTCAAACAAAGAGAGCCTAAGCGTTAAATTTAGACTTGGCTTTAACGACAAAAACGAAGAGCGGATAGCAAAAGCCTGCGAAGAAGCTGGCGCAGACTATATCGCAGTACATGGTCGCACCAGAGCTGGTGGATACACTGCAAAGGTTGATTATGAAGCGATCGCCAGAGTAAAGGCGAGCGTGAAAATCCCAGTCGTTGCAAATGGCGATATCAACGCGCAAAATGCAGATGAAATTTTAAATCTCACAAAATGCGACGCCCTAATGATCGGCAGGGCAAGCATCGGCAACCCTTGGATATTTCACGAGATAAAGACCAAAAGTAGCGTGGATAAGACGCTAAAACAAGAGATCATCCTAGCTCACTTCGACGCTATGATCGAGCACTACGGCGAGCACGGACTTTGCATATTTAGAAAGCATTTGCACCAATACAGCAAGGGCATCGACGGCGCAACAACCTTTAGAAACGATATAAATTTCATCAAAGATGCCCACGTGATGAGAGAGCGCATAAGGGAGTTTTTTGCCTAG
- the bamA gene encoding outer membrane protein assembly factor BamA — MKKKLFLLALALSSLNAQTIQSINFKGLIHLSPDVATQIMGLKVGQELTPKLSDKAITNLYKQSYFDDIYIEDTGNGNLLVKVKEKPSVARVDLKGVVTNDKTAIESLINIKPGNMYDELTIEKTKERIRQYYESKGYFDTVVDVEKQPVADNDSSLFITLNINRGENMIIKKVNLVGAKEFDYDDIEPVVANKSREFMGWLWGRNDGKVKLFELENDPARIQDKYFQKGYLDATVSSPYLNASFDNYTADLTYYIHEGEPYKVSNVSITAPEELGLDTKKIIDDFRLEAGDTMNSARLRQDMKKLDDMVADKGYAFVKVYPKTDKFDENKTVDIDYEVDPGEKVYIRNVQISGNDRTVDRVVRRELYLTEGNLYSRTDLQDSKDALKRTSYFDDVEIEEDPVDKNTVDLKVKVKEASTGSISGGIGYGSSDGLLLNAALSDTNIFGSGLQGQVSVDKSDRELSGQISLTNPRIFDSEYSLGGTLYANDYDWRTYKERSYGFSTTLGRKLTRNLSASLTYNIEQSKVTLKDDELRDINRYTGKEIYREGKAIKSAITPALTYNSTDDYYLPRRGIIASTSFEIAGLGGDMDFVKNRTNFNYYLGLREYIDYDLILRYKASFGKIWERGYTPINERLYLGGIRSLRGYESRTVSPKVKYNGDYYEYGGETSFNNSVEMSFPIIERVKMRGVVFYDYGMIGENSLNEIKRSSVGTGIEWITPIGPLQLIFAKALKPKEGDDTNTFEFTIGRRF, encoded by the coding sequence ATGAAAAAGAAATTATTTTTACTAGCACTAGCTTTAAGCAGTCTAAATGCGCAAACGATTCAGTCAATAAATTTCAAAGGTCTAATCCACCTTTCACCTGATGTAGCCACTCAGATAATGGGGCTAAAAGTCGGTCAAGAGCTAACTCCAAAGCTTAGCGATAAGGCCATCACAAATTTATACAAGCAAAGTTATTTTGATGATATCTATATAGAAGATACAGGTAATGGCAATCTTTTAGTAAAAGTAAAAGAGAAGCCAAGTGTCGCTAGAGTCGATCTAAAGGGTGTTGTGACAAACGACAAAACTGCGATCGAATCGCTAATCAACATAAAACCTGGCAATATGTATGATGAGCTAACTATCGAAAAAACAAAAGAGAGAATTCGCCAGTATTACGAGTCAAAAGGCTACTTTGACACAGTTGTTGATGTAGAAAAACAGCCAGTTGCAGACAACGACAGCTCACTTTTCATCACTCTAAATATAAACCGTGGCGAAAATATGATAATCAAAAAGGTAAATTTAGTCGGTGCAAAAGAGTTTGACTATGATGATATCGAGCCAGTAGTTGCAAACAAAAGTAGAGAATTTATGGGCTGGCTTTGGGGCAGAAACGACGGTAAAGTTAAACTTTTCGAGCTTGAAAATGACCCAGCAAGGATTCAAGATAAATATTTTCAAAAGGGTTATCTAGATGCGACGGTTTCGTCACCTTATCTAAATGCGTCATTTGATAACTACACGGCTGATCTTACATACTACATCCACGAGGGCGAGCCTTATAAGGTTTCAAATGTAAGCATCACAGCACCTGAAGAGCTAGGACTTGATACTAAAAAGATCATAGATGACTTTAGACTAGAAGCTGGCGATACGATGAACTCGGCAAGACTTCGCCAAGATATGAAAAAGCTTGACGATATGGTAGCTGACAAGGGTTATGCATTTGTCAAAGTCTATCCAAAGACTGACAAATTTGATGAAAATAAAACAGTTGATATCGACTACGAAGTAGATCCTGGCGAAAAAGTATATATAAGAAATGTTCAAATTTCAGGAAACGACAGAACAGTTGATCGTGTCGTAAGACGTGAGCTATATCTAACTGAGGGAAATTTATATAGTAGAACCGACCTTCAAGACTCAAAAGATGCATTAAAAAGAACAAGCTACTTTGACGATGTCGAGATAGAAGAAGATCCAGTTGATAAAAACACAGTCGATCTAAAAGTAAAAGTAAAAGAGGCTTCAACTGGCTCAATAAGCGGCGGTATCGGATACGGAAGTAGCGATGGCTTGCTACTAAACGCTGCACTTTCTGACACAAACATCTTTGGCTCTGGTCTTCAAGGACAAGTAAGCGTTGATAAGAGTGATAGAGAGCTTTCAGGTCAGATAAGTCTTACAAATCCAAGAATTTTTGACTCAGAGTATAGCCTTGGCGGAACGCTCTATGCAAACGACTACGACTGGAGAACATATAAAGAGAGAAGTTACGGCTTTAGCACAACACTTGGTAGAAAATTAACTAGAAATTTAAGTGCATCACTTACTTATAATATCGAGCAAAGTAAAGTTACTCTAAAAGACGATGAGCTTAGAGACATAAATAGATACACAGGCAAAGAGATTTATAGAGAAGGCAAGGCTATAAAAAGCGCTATAACTCCAGCTTTAACATATAACAGCACTGATGATTACTACTTGCCAAGACGCGGTATCATAGCCAGTACATCATTTGAGATAGCAGGACTTGGTGGTGATATGGATTTTGTTAAAAACCGCACAAATTTCAACTACTATCTAGGCCTTAGAGAGTATATCGACTACGATCTTATCTTAAGATATAAAGCAAGCTTTGGCAAAATTTGGGAGAGAGGCTATACTCCTATCAACGAAAGGCTTTACCTTGGTGGCATAAGAAGCTTACGTGGCTACGAAAGCAGAACCGTATCTCCAAAAGTAAAATATAATGGCGACTACTATGAATACGGCGGCGAGACTTCATTTAACAACTCAGTCGAGATGAGCTTCCCTATCATAGAGCGTGTTAAAATGCGTGGTGTTGTATTTTACGACTATGGCATGATCGGTGAAAATAGTCTAAACGAGATAAAAAGATCATCAGTTGGCACAGGTATCGAGTGGATAACACCTATCGGACCACTTCAACTAATCTTCGCAAAAGCTCTTAAACCTAAAGAGGGCGATGATACAAATACATTTGAATTTACTATAGGAAGACGCTTCTAA
- a CDS encoding tetratricopeptide repeat protein: protein MNKKIIIAALLGAAFSISSAQEVSAFDAGNMDSANPYGLTDDEKATLSNKRSVQNIEENMDNVSEQLQGLQSLIESMSARMNKLEQRMNDIETKVNGGISDSGVSLTSLKAYVDETRDIQDKNYKNITAALNKLGAIMDKNAAQPKQNANPKQQNKPTSNFSGKSDKDILADGIKLLNSGNSTEAAEYFEYLNKKGYKTGASNYYLGEVAYSQKSYSTAIQYYKKSIQSEDKADYTPKLLYHTAISFDKIGDTQSANRFYKALKVGYPDSKEAKAAPNRN from the coding sequence ATGAATAAAAAAATAATCATTGCGGCTCTTCTTGGAGCCGCTTTCTCTATAAGTTCAGCTCAAGAAGTTTCAGCATTTGATGCAGGTAATATGGATAGCGCAAATCCATACGGACTAACAGATGATGAAAAAGCAACTCTAAGCAATAAAAGAAGCGTTCAAAATATCGAAGAAAACATGGATAATGTTTCAGAACAACTTCAAGGTTTGCAAAGCTTGATTGAGAGTATGAGTGCTAGAATGAACAAGCTTGAGCAAAGAATGAACGATATCGAAACCAAAGTCAATGGTGGTATAAGCGATTCTGGTGTAAGTTTGACATCATTAAAAGCTTATGTTGATGAGACTAGAGATATACAAGATAAAAACTATAAAAATATTACTGCTGCCTTAAATAAATTAGGCGCGATAATGGATAAAAATGCTGCTCAACCAAAGCAAAATGCAAATCCAAAACAACAAAATAAGCCAACATCAAATTTTAGTGGCAAAAGCGACAAGGACATTTTAGCTGATGGCATTAAGCTTTTAAATTCTGGCAATAGCACAGAAGCAGCTGAATATTTTGAATACTTAAATAAAAAAGGCTATAAAACTGGTGCTTCAAATTATTATCTAGGTGAAGTTGCTTATAGTCAAAAATCATACAGCACAGCCATACAATACTATAAAAAAAGTATACAAAGTGAAGATAAGGCTGATTACACTCCAAAACTTTTGTATCACACAGCTATAAGCTTTGATAAGATCGGTGATACTCAAAGTGCCAACAGGTTTTATAAGGCTTTAAAAGTAGGCTATCCAGATAGCAAAGAAGCCAAAGCCGCTCCCAACAGAAACTAA
- the fabD gene encoding ACP S-malonyltransferase encodes MKKFAFIFAGQGSQSVGMGKDFYENFSSAKLLLNDACNDTGIDFEELLFTQNDKLDKTEFTQPAIVLNSLMSYLAFSERIKAKSEFSLGHSLGEFTALAVSGAFSFVEAIRLVNLRGKFMQEACIGKDAGMMVVLGLSDEVVEGICKEAQNEGLQIYAANYNCDGQIVVAGVRANLAKYEAKFKEAGAKRAMLLNMSVASHCPILEPASVKLANELESVLAENFAPVVSNVNAKIYTDKNEALVLLKEQLTHPVRYKQSIKNYENEIDCFIELGAATLKGINKKITEKPTYSVTDMASLEEVVKILEER; translated from the coding sequence ATGAAAAAATTTGCTTTTATTTTTGCGGGTCAAGGCTCGCAAAGTGTTGGCATGGGGAAAGATTTTTATGAAAATTTCTCTTCAGCAAAACTTCTATTAAATGACGCTTGCAACGACACAGGTATTGACTTTGAAGAGCTTTTATTTACGCAAAACGACAAGCTAGATAAGACCGAATTTACTCAGCCTGCCATCGTTTTAAACTCGCTTATGAGCTATCTAGCTTTTAGTGAGCGCATAAAGGCTAAGTCAGAGTTTAGCCTAGGCCACTCTCTAGGAGAATTTACAGCCCTTGCAGTTAGTGGTGCGTTTAGCTTTGTTGAAGCGATTAGACTTGTAAATTTACGTGGTAAATTTATGCAAGAAGCCTGCATTGGCAAAGATGCTGGCATGATGGTAGTGCTAGGTCTTAGCGACGAAGTCGTTGAAGGGATTTGTAAAGAAGCACAGAATGAGGGCTTGCAAATTTACGCTGCAAACTACAACTGTGATGGTCAGATAGTTGTAGCTGGTGTGAGAGCAAACCTTGCAAAATACGAGGCAAAATTTAAAGAAGCAGGCGCAAAAAGAGCAATGCTTTTAAATATGTCAGTAGCTAGCCACTGCCCGATACTTGAGCCTGCTAGCGTTAAACTAGCAAACGAGCTTGAGAGCGTTTTGGCTGAGAACTTTGCCCCAGTCGTTTCAAACGTAAATGCAAAAATTTATACTGATAAAAACGAAGCGCTAGTGCTTTTAAAAGAGCAGCTAACGCATCCAGTTCGTTACAAACAAAGTATCAAAAACTACGAAAACGAGATTGATTGCTTTATCGAGCTTGGTGCGGCGACACTAAAAGGCATAAACAAAAAGATCACAGAAAAACCGACATACAGCGTCACAGACATGGCGAGCCTTGAAGAGGTTGTGAAGATTTTGGAGGAGAGATGA
- a CDS encoding 5'-methylthioadenosine/adenosylhomocysteine nucleosidase yields MIAILGAMQEEITPILEMVGEYKTTEYANNKFYEANYKGKDLVIAYSKIGKVNAAITATLMIEKFKASKLLFTGVAGSLDENLKIGDMLYATSLVQHDLDITAFGHPYGFVPGTSIFVKSDEGLNELAKNVAGKKGMRLNSGIIATGDQFICDNEKKEWIKKIFNASATEMEGASVALVCETLGVPFFILRAISDGAGNEAEFDFDKFLQDSANVSAKFILEMVESL; encoded by the coding sequence ATGATAGCGATACTTGGAGCGATGCAAGAGGAGATCACACCTATCCTTGAGATGGTGGGAGAGTATAAAACCACAGAGTACGCAAACAACAAATTTTACGAGGCAAACTACAAAGGCAAGGACCTAGTCATCGCCTACTCGAAGATTGGCAAGGTAAATGCGGCGATCACTGCGACCTTGATGATAGAGAAATTTAAGGCATCAAAGCTGCTTTTTACAGGCGTTGCTGGCTCACTTGATGAGAATTTGAAAATAGGCGATATGCTATATGCCACCAGCCTTGTGCAGCACGACCTTGACATCACAGCTTTTGGTCATCCATACGGCTTTGTGCCAGGGACAAGTATCTTTGTCAAGAGCGATGAGGGTTTAAATGAGCTAGCTAAAAATGTCGCTGGTAAAAAGGGCATGAGGCTAAATTCAGGCATCATCGCAACTGGCGATCAGTTTATCTGTGACAACGAGAAAAAAGAGTGGATAAAAAAGATATTTAACGCTAGTGCTACCGAGATGGAGGGTGCGAGCGTTGCGCTAGTTTGCGAGACACTTGGCGTGCCATTTTTCATCCTTAGAGCCATCAGCGACGGAGCTGGCAACGAGGCTGAGTTTGACTTTGATAAATTCTTGCAAGATTCAGCAAACGTGAGCGCTAAATTTATCCTAGAAATGGTGGAGAGCTTATGA